In the genome of Aspergillus luchuensis IFO 4308 DNA, chromosome 2, nearly complete sequence, one region contains:
- the pdeB gene encoding 3',5'-cyclic-nucleotide phosphodiesterase PDE2 (COG:T;~EggNog:ENOG410PI3P;~InterPro:IPR002073,IPR036971,IPR023088,IPR003607, IPR023174;~PFAM:PF00233;~go_function: GO:0004114 - 3',5'-cyclic-nucleotide phosphodiesterase activity [Evidence IEA];~go_function: GO:0008081 - phosphoric diester hydrolase activity [Evidence IEA];~go_process: GO:0007165 - signal transduction [Evidence IEA]), with the protein MMGVSNPTDTMDGIECSAIYIDHRVRSERWVYQGTPEAPAGAESDSGTIEEPESLSADVQVLLGVCKRIYLCQVGTAIANKLAEISDGAQSRCTPIFVFFDIDIHGEEAALQRRRASRGSWPDVSPPSPASLRRGFTFTSQWEGAYDLKLLSGLSADIQVQDGPNVIVPVAVLRPPFADPTSASPADQPRIPSFPDPQHISKCLDAGAVDVLVTPLDSCRAQALVVQAYRTRKTALREQSRFLSRKKLRKHSWVGVNDEQPYAYLREAMVSKLMRGICNPEEVIEEFQDRELDVRPDRADFVREHIAQWGFTAHEFSDDELVLAAFEMLQHALQYPELEQWQLTPGELRTFLLACRASYNSFVLYHNFRHAIDVLQSVFCFLLHIGALPPYGPNSPTVGDKCPIASLLTPFDTLTLLISAIGHDVGHPGVNNFFLVKLNAPLAQLYNDNSVLEAFHCAAFSQILRRYWPTAFKDRQLRKLLISSILATDMGVHQKFMERLGSLQEKFHENNRTVDGWKPQDLELYKTLLCGLLIKCADISNVARPWDVAEKWTQILQEEFANQGEMEKEVGMETALFGGPPELGNIYKLATGQIGFMSIFALPLFEGVSDILPDLKFTVEHIRSNQSKWHFLADMEKNRQTLQTDLRPDDLVSPRTQSPIPSLRGLHAPLAINSPKTPIKPALPTSEPASRRSTPDDYFGTAPTPLGSDDAPSDYNENTISPVVSPDTPGPSMDITGCSMPSPDEAASRRSSGVMPEGQANTPSARLSDNMDGCSDAIRASSDPTVLAAVLFANGSAAGNGDTSGRSSARNSSVEGRPSSSRHGPPSGRRQHANTASSGRTSGPSNSQRNSCTRTHSVSTYSNNMTPISPSTNATSFLSVDSDDKGFPRESISRSDGEWDRAYTRPATSNHPQVSAAYPSTRRASDPHNYDAAKVTSPVGNGTSSSAQSTTTTGSMKNDGRGPRWDEHGSKEHAPPRKLPKRRSRLRLAFWKRRTHHSHQHELSGET; encoded by the exons ATGATGGGTGTTTCAAATCCAACCGACACCATGGATGGCATCGAATGCTCTGCAATTTATATCGACCACCGTGTCCGATCAGAACGCTGGGTGTATCAAGGTACTCCGGAGGCACCGGCAGGCGCGGAGTCGGATTCGGGAACAATCGAGGAACCGGAATCGTTGTCGGCCGACGTTCAAGTTCTGTTAGGAGTTTGTAAACGCATCTATCTCTGTCAGGTCGGCACCGCTATCGCAAACAAGTTAGCAGAGATAAGCGACGGGGCTCAGAGTCGCTGCACACCTATCTTCGTTTTCTTCGACATTGATATACACGGCGAGGAGGCCGCTCTGCAGCGCCGCCGAGCGAGCCGTGGTTCGTGGCCCGATGTATCGCCTCCGTCGCCGGCGTCCCTGCGTCGCGGTTTTACATTCACCTCACAATGGGAAGGGGCGTACGACCTGAAGTTGCTGTCAGGGTTGTCCGCGGACATCCAAGTTCAGGATGGCCCCAACGTGATCGTTCCGGTCGCTGTTCTGCGCCCTCCCTTCGCCGACCCCACTAGCGCCTCCCCGGCCGACCAACCCCGTATTCCGTCTTTCCCTGATCCTCAGCATATCTCCAAGTGCCTGGATGCTGGTGCCGTGGACGTCTTAGTAACCCCGTTGGATAGCTGTAGAGCTCAAGCTCTGGTTGTCCAGGCGTACCGGACTCGTAAAACGGCTCTCCGGGAACAGTCGCGCTTCCTCTCCCGAAAGAAACTGCGGAAACACTCGTGGGTGGGCGTCAATGACGAGCAGCCCTATGCGTATCTTCGAGAAGCCATGGTCTCCAAGCTCATGCGAGGCATCTGCAATCCCGAAGAGGTTATTGAGGAGTTCCAGGACCGGGAACTGGATGTTCGTCCGGACCGCGCGGATTTTGTAAGAGAACACATTGCACAATGGGGTTTTACCGCCCATGAGTTTTCGGACGACGAATTGGTCTTGGCTGCATTTGAAATGCTGCAGCATGCTCTGCAATACCCGGAACTGGAGCAGTGGCAGCTGACACCAG GTGAACTTCGCACGTTTCTTCTCGCCTGTCGCGCCTCATATAATTCCTTCGTTCTTTACCATAACTTCCGACACGCAATCGATGTGTTGCAATCGGTCTTCTGCTTCCTGTTGCACATCGGCGCTCTTCCCCCCTACGGGCCTAATAGCCCGACGGTCGGCGACAAATGTCCGATCGcatccctcctcactccGTTCGATACCCTTACCCTCTTGATCTCCGCCATTGGCCACGACGTCGGCCATCCGGGCGTGAACAACTTCTTCCTGGTCAAACTGAATGCCCCGCTGGCACAGCTATACAACGACAATTCAGTCTTGGAGGCATTCCACTGTGCTGCCTTCTCCCAGATCCTGCGTCGTTACTGGCCGACCGCATTCAAGGATCGACAACTTCGCAAGCTTCTGATCAGCTCTATTCTCGCCACGGACATGGGAGTGCACCAGAAATTCATGGAACGGTTGGGGTCGCTCCAGGAGAAGTTCCACGAAAACAACCGGACtgtggatgggtggaagCCCCAAGACTTGGAGCTTTATAAGACACTGCTGTGTGGGCTGCTGATCAAATGCGCTGATATCAGTAACGTGGCGCGCCCGTGGGATGTTGCGGAGAAGTGGACCCAGATCCTGCAGGAGGAATTCGCCAATCAGGgcgagatggagaaggaggttgggATGGAGACTGCACTATTCGGCGGCCCACCGGAATTAGGGAATATTTACAAGCTCGCCACCGGCCAGATTGGATTTATGTCGATTTTCGCTTTGCCGCTGTTCGAGGGCGTGTCTGACATCCTGCCCGACCTGAAGTTTACGGTCGAGCACATTCGCAGCAACCAGTCGAAATGGCATTTCCTCGCCGACATGGAGAAGAATCGGCAAACCCTGCAGACTGATCTTCGTCCGGACGACTTGGTGTCGCCCCGCACTCAGAGTCCCATCCCAAGTTTGAGGGGCCTCCACGCGCCGCTAGCCATCAATAGTCCGAAAACCCCCATCAAACCAGCCCTTCCGACCAGTGAACCTGCGAGTCGGCGGTCAACCCCAGATGATTACTTTGGAACCGCTCCTACCCCGCTGGGCTCGGACGATGCGCCCAGCGACTATAATGAGAACACTATTAGTCCCGTTGTTTCGCCGGACACGCCGGGCCCGTCTATGGACATCACCGGGTGTTCGATGCCCTCGCCAGATGAGGCAGCCTCTCGCAGATCTTCTGGGGTCATGCCTGAGGGGCAGGCCAACACGCCTTCTGCTCGTCTGAGCGACAATATGGACGGTTGCTCCGACGCAATTCGTGCTTCGAGTGACCCCACCGTTCTGGCGGCTGTCCTGTTTGCCAATGGCTCTGCTGCAGGTAACGGCGACACGTCGGGTCGCTCCAGTGCTCGTAACAGCTCCGTGGAAGGGAGACCGAGTAGCTCGCGACATGGGCCGCCTAGTGGTCGACGCCAGCACGCGAATACAGCGTCGTCGGGACGCACATCGGGGCCCTCGAATTCACAGCGGAACAGTTGCACTCGCACGCACAGCGTCAGCACCTACAGCAACAACATGACACCGATCTCTCCGTCAACGAATGCCACTAGTTTCCTCAGTGTGGACAGCGATGACAAGGGCTTCCCCCGCGAAAGCATCAGTCGGAGTGACGGCGAATGGGACCGGGCGTACACGCGACCGGCCACATCGAACCACCCACAAGTCAGCGCTGCATACCCGAGCACTCGCCGGGCTTCCGATCCGCACAATTACGATGCTGCCAAGGTGACGTCGCCGGTGGGGAATGGGACGAGCAGCTCGGCACAATCCACGACGACGACTGGAAGCATGAAAAACGATGGGCGTGGGCCCCGGTGGGACGAGCACGGGTCCAAGGAGCACGCACCACCGCGCAAGCTGCCGAAGCGACGAAGCCGACTGCGGTTGGCGTTCTGGAAGCGGCGCACACATCACTCGCATCAGCACGAGCTGAGCGGGGAGACGTGA
- a CDS encoding uncharacterized protein (COG:S;~EggNog:ENOG410PP3S): MPSIPPPLTISHRHTRSRSSNIDIDPISPGTYAPNGFSYRSPRSPHTPRSSIPSSPVDVRPHHTQSFNGSHRMSGDFGGAANEGGGLGNLADELADAWEEEEGGYGYTSGQDAGAPDAQYVDRSDDEDAYHRMGTGARTPSSGYSSERNSSLQPPKPKTRNGAHRHRRHESQYDGSDYGNDSDFEEADMPPSLEMQMAEIESLARRGLENNGSENDFVIQRAVEALRDLGGQSGIENNAMRLITAHSSITSHLTHQTRALQTLTHPLLFSPFPLLSSDAIDALIPLIDEELLPNLPYPFPEQPRHSSRPTTPSQSPALNPLVSLQTLVSQTSDITLSLRGLSDTLYESRQLTSTASRRLRSARELVADLRREEEGVEEGTRWIERGDWDRRLRDREAGRVCGDVVSGFEAVCGEWREKLFGAAAGAEVAAA; encoded by the exons ATGCCGTCCATCCCACCTCCCCTGACTATATCTCACCGCCATACTCGGAGTCGCTCCTccaacatcgacatcgaCCCCATTTCTCCTGGTACCTACGCTCCCAACGGCTTTTCCTACCGGTCGCCTCGGTCGCCTCATACGCCTCGttcatccatcccctcttctccgGTGGACGTCCGCCCTCACCATACTCAATCATTCAATGGCTCCCATAGAATGTCAGGCGACTTCGGCGGTGCTGCCAACGAAGGCGGCGGACTAGGAAACTTGGCCGATGAGCTCGCGGATgcatgggaggaggaagaaggtggtTACGGATACACGTCGGGCCAGGATGCCGGGGCCCCTGACGCACAGTATGTGGATCGcagtgacgatgaagatgcatACCACCGCATGGGCACCGGGGCCCGCACACCCTCATCGGGCTACTCGTCGGAACGGAACTCTTCTCTGCAGCCTCCGAAGCCCAAGACCCGTAATGGTGCCCATCGACACCGGCGGCACGAGTCGCAATATGATGGCTCCGATTATGGAAACGATTCGGATTTCGAGGAAGCGGATATGCCGCCTAGCCTAGAGATGCAGATGGCGGAGATCGAAAGTCTGGCTCGTCGCGGACTAGAGAACAATGGCAGTGAGAATGACTTTGTGATTCAACGGGCGGTGGAAGCTCTCCGGGATCTTGGCGGGCAAAGTGGGATTGAAAACAATGCCATGAG ACTCATCACTGCACACTCGTCCATCACCTCACATCTTACCCATCAGACGCGGGCCCTTCAGACCCTCACCCACCCTCTCCTTTTCTCGCCATTCCCGCTCCTTTCCTCAGATGCTATAGATGCGCTCATTCCTCTCATCGACGAAGAACTCCTGCCTAACCTCCCCTATCCTTTCCCGGAACAGCCACGTCACTCCTCAAGACCCACTACCCCCTCCCAGTCACCGGCCCTGAACCCTCTTGTCTCCCTGCAGACCCTTGTGTCGCAGACATCCGACATCACCCTGTCGCTCCGGGGCCTGAGCGATACGTTGTATGAGTCGCGCCAGCTTACGTCGACGGCATCGCGACGACTCCGGTCTGCTCGCGAACTTGTAGCCGACCTCCGccgtgaggaagaaggcgtCGAGGAGGGGACCCGGTGGATCGAACGAGGCGACTGGGACCGCCGACTCCGGGATCGCGAAGCCGGCCGTGTCTGCGGAGACGTAGTCAGTGGCTTCGAGGCGGTGTGCGGTGAATGGCGAGAGAAGCTCTTCGGGGCAGCCGCTGGAGCCGAAGTGGCTGCTGCTTGA
- the GNG1 gene encoding guanine nucleotide-binding protein subunit gamma (COG:S;~EggNog:ENOG410PR1T;~InterPro:IPR036284,IPR015898,IPR041848;~PFAM:PF00631;~go_function: GO:0031681 - G-protein beta-subunit binding [Evidence IEA];~go_process: GO:0000750 - pheromone-dependent signal transduction involved in conjugation with cellular fusion [Evidence IEA];~go_process: GO:0007186 - G protein-coupled receptor signaling pathway [Evidence IEA]) has protein sequence MPAYELRSGGDVKNKKQSVADLKYRRLTELNARLKEDLDRPRVKVSEAALSLINYCNNTRDFMVPSVWGQVDKREDPYAPQQQGGCCTVM, from the exons ATGCCTGCCTACGAGCTCCGATCGGGTGGTGATgtcaagaacaagaagcagaGTGTGGCCGATCTCAAGTACCGTCGTTTGACCGAGCTCAATGCTCGCTTGAAGGAGGACCTCGACCGGCCTCGTGTCAAGGTGTCCGAGGCTGCTCTGTC GTTGATCAACTACTGCAACAACACGCGCGATTTCATGGTACCATCCGTATGGGGTCAG GTCGACAAGCGTGAGGACCCATACGCCCCTCAGCAGCAGGGAGGATGCTGCACGGTCATGTAA
- a CDS encoding SelT/SelW/SelH family protein (COG:O;~EggNog:ENOG410PQTE;~InterPro:IPR011893,IPR036249;~PFAM:PF10262) — translation MHNHLPRITIKYCTQCKWLLRAAYFAQELLSTFSTQLGEVALVPATGGVFTVTMYYSSSSYPTTSASSTSTGTAQGEEVPVAVAGTGDGDEEKDITEIILWDRKTNGGFPEVKVLKSLVRNVVDPSRDLGHTDRALRAANVPVQSQEGGEMKVVGKSEEQGPTAAAAAATTTAATATKGDRCEECQ, via the exons ATGCacaaccacctcccccgcATCACCATCAAATACTGCACTCAATGTAAATGGTTACTGCGCGCTGCATAC TTCGCCCAAGAACTCCTCTCCACATTCAGCACGCAACTTGGCGAAGTAGCTCTCGTTCCTGCGACGGGGGGTGTGTTTACTGTTACGAtgtattattcttcttcttcttatcctaCTACCTCTGCCTCTTCTACATCTACGGGTACAGCACAAGGTGAAGAGGTaccagtagcagtagcaggtactggggatggggatgaggagaaggatatCACTGAGATTATTCTCTGGGATAGGAAGACGAATGGGGGGTTTCCTG AAGTCAAAGTGTTGAAAAGTCTGGTGAGAAATGTCGTCGATCCTAGTAGGGATTTGGGACATACGGATCGAGCCTTGAGGGCTGCGAATGTGCCGGTGCAGAGTCAGGAAGGGGGTGAGATGAAGGTTGTGGGGAAGAGTGAGGAGCAGGGtcctactgctgctgctgctgctgctactactactgctgctactgctaccaAAGGTGACAGGTGTGAGGAGTGTCAGTGA
- the tif32 gene encoding putative eukaryotic translation initiation factor 3 subunit EifCa (BUSCO:EOG0926112A;~COG:J;~EggNog:ENOG410PJ0Z;~InterPro:IPR027512,IPR000717;~PFAM:PF01399;~go_component: GO:0005852 - eukaryotic translation initiation factor 3 complex [Evidence IEA]) — protein MPPPPHIKPENVLKRAQELIAVGQAPAALNVLHEHVTSKRTRSSPIASLEPVMLLFVELCVDLRKGKAAKDGLYQYKNIAQNTNVGTIEVVLKKFIELAEKKVTEAQAKADEIQSSLESAAPSSNVEDLEAIETPETILLATVSGEQSRDRTDRAVVTPWLKFLWETYRTVLEILKNNARLEVMYQTTALQAFQFCLKYTRKTEFRRLCELLRNHVQNAAKYSAQMHAINLSDPDTLQRHLDTRFQQLNVAVELELWQEAFRSIEDIHTLLSLSKRPAKNVMMANYYEKLARIFLVSENYLFHAAAFSRYYNLLRQSAATLAAGQGTKKENPSVTEADMTKAASFVLLSALSIPVISTSRSRGALVDVDEVRKNKNTRLTNLLGMASPPTRAVLFKDALNKGLLKRARPEIRDLYNILEVDFHPLSICKKITPILKQIGADPEMEKYVLPLQQVILTRLFQQLSQVYESVELKFVYELAQFPDPFQITPSMIEKFIMNGCKKGDLAIRVDHISGVLTFDTDVFSSAKALHPGSAAGSAESEVGSVQRLQNTPAEIARLQLTRLAKTLHVTCMYVDPSYNEARLQAKRAALARAEAGAAKEHEETLARRVIIEKKKEAATDALQRKQREEETRKRIRTQQLQEAEKQRLLDEHREREKKRIKDEQDRIRQQELKKQLEELKTGVKGIDISELDLNELDANRLRAMKLAQLEKEKNELNDRIRTTAKRIDHLERAFRREELKHIPEDYEKQKQRDMEIYETTKAEALKEAEDKHKEAVALKHRLSRLVPQFNSFRKEVSEKRHEEFEKRRKAAERDFEAKKKQRIKEVQERRRRERAEREEEERRRKEEEERIRREEEERTAKEEERRRVLAEEKAKREEERKRLDEIAIKQKQREEEAEARRAARRTGGAEREAAPAPERAAPTERIAPRLNLAPRTGGGPSWRERQAAKEAAGGAPAAAPERGAPEPAREEPAPVRRGYVPPHLRSGASATPAAPERAAPAPSTERYVPRAMREAGSSQPPSRTQTPGSSSDKTEESKPAAGKWVPRWKQQQGGQ, from the exons ATgccgcctccgcctcacATCAAGCCTGAAAATGTCCTCAAG AGGGCTCAGGAACTCATCGCCGTGGGTCAGGCCCCCGCCGCCCTCAACGTCCTTCACGAACATGTCACCTCCAAGCGGACGCGCAGCAGCCCCATCGCCTCTCTGGAGCCGGTGatgctcctcttcgtcgagCTCTGTGTCGATCTtcgcaagggcaaggccgCCAAGGATGGTCTCTACCAGTACAAGAACATCGCCCAGAACACCAACGTCGGAACGATTGAG GTTGTTCTCAAGAAGTTCATCGAACTcgccgagaagaaggtcaccgAGGCTCAGGCCAAGGCCGATGAGATCCAGTCTTCTCTCGAGTCCGCCGCCCCTTCCTCCAACGTCGAGGATCTGGAAGCCATCGAGACCCCCGAGACCATCCTGCTCGCCACCGTCTCCGGTGAGCAGTCCCGCGACCGCACAGACCGTGCTGTTGTCACTCCTTGGCTCAAGTTCCTCTGGGAGACCTACCGCACCGTGCTCGAAATCCTCAAGAACAATGCCCGCCTTGAGGTTATGTACCAGACCACCGCCCTGCAGGCCTTCCAGTTCTGTCTCAAGTACACCCGCAAGACCGAGTTCCGCCGTCTGTGCGAGCTGCTCCGTAACCACGTCCAGAATGCCGCCAAGTACTCCGCTCAGATGCACGCCATCAATCTCAGCGACCCGGATACCCTCCAGCGCCACCTGGACACCCGTTTCCAGCAGCTGAACGTTGCCGTCGAGCTGGAGCTGTGGCAGGAGGCCTTCCGCAGCATTGAGGACATCCACACccttctcagcctcagcAAGCGCCCCGCCAAGAACGTCATGATGGCCAACTACTACGAGAAGCTGGCCCGTATCTTCCTGGTCAGCGAGAACTACCTCTTCCACGCCGCGGCCTTCAGCCGTTACTACAACCTTCTCCGCCAGTCCGCCGCCACGCTGGCTGCTGGCCAGGGTaccaagaaggagaaccCCTCCGTCACCGAGGCCGACATGACCAAGGCCGCCTCCTTCGTCCTGCTGtccgccctctccatccccgtcaTCAGCACTTCCCGCTCCCGCGGTGCCCTGGtcgatgtggatgaggtccgcaagaacaagaacaccCGTCTCACCAACCTGTTGGGTATGGCCTCTCCCCCCACTCGTGCGGTGCTGTTCAAGGATGCCCTCAACAAGGGCCTGCTCAAGCGTGCCCGCCCCGAGATCCGTGACCTCTACAACATCCTCGAGGTGGACTTCCACCCCCTGTCCATCTGCAAGAAGATCACCCCCATCCTCAAGCAGATCGGTGCCGACcccgagatggagaagtacGTCCTGCCTCTGCAGCAGGTCATCCTGACCCgtctcttccagcagctgtCTCAGGTCTACGAGTCCGTCGAGCTCAAGTTCGTCTACGAGCTGGCTCAGTTCCCCGACCCCTTCCAGATCACCCCCTCCATGATCGAGAAGTTCATCATGAACGGCTGCAAGAAGGGCGACCTCGCCATCCGTGTCGACCACATCTCTGGTGTCCTCACCTTCGACACCGacgtcttctcctccgccaaggCTCTGCACCCCGGCAGCGCCGCTGGCTCCGCCGAGAGCGAGGTTGGCTCCGTCCAGCGCCTGCAGAACACCCCCGCTGAGATTGCCCGCCTGCAGCTCACTCGCCTGGCCAAGACCCTGCATGTGACCTGCATGTACGTCGACCCCTCGTACAACGAGGCCCGCCTGCAGGCCAAGCGTGCCGCCCTTGCCCGCGCCGAGGCTGGTGCTGCCAAGGAGCACGAGGAGACTCTGGCTCGCCGTGTCAtcatcgagaagaagaaggaggccgcCACCGATGCTCTGCAGCGCAAGCAGCGCGAGGAGGAGACTCGCAAGCGCATCCGCacccagcagctgcaggaagccGAGAAGCAGCGTCTGTTGGATGAGCACCGCGAGCGTGAGAAGAAGCGCATCAAGGATGAGCAGGACCGCATCCGCcagcaggagctgaagaagcagctggaggaGCTCAAGACTGGCGTCAAGGGCATTGACATCAGCGAGCTTGACCTGAACGAGCTCGATGCCAACCGCCTCCGTGCCATGAAGCTGGctcagctggagaaggagaagaacgagCTCAACGACCGCATCCGCACCACCGCCAAGCGCATTGACCACCTGGAGCGTGCCTTCCGTCGTGAGGAACTGAAGCACATCCCCGAGGACTacgagaagcagaagcagcgcgACATGGAGATCTACGAGACCACCAAGGCCGAGGCTCTCAAGGAGGCCGAGGACAAGCACAAGGAGGCCGTTGCCCTCAAGCACCGTCTTAGCCGCCTGGTGCCCCAGTTCAACAGCTTCCGCAAGGAGGTGTCCGAGAAGCGCCACGAGGAGTTCGAGAAGCGCCGCAAGGCCGCTGAGCGCGACttcgaggccaagaagaagcagcgtATCAAGGAGGTCCAGGAGCGCAGACGCCGTGAGCGCGCCGAgcgtgaggaggaagagcgccgccgcaaggaagaggaggagcgcaTCCGTcgcgaagaggaggagagaaccgccaaggaggaggagcgccgCCGTGTCCTCgctgaggagaaggccaagcgtgaggaagagagaaa GAGACTCGATGAAATTGCtatcaagcagaagcagcgtgaagaggaagccgaagCTCGCCGTGCTGCTCGCCGGACCGGTGGTGCTGAGCGCGAGGCTGCGCCGGCTCCTGAGCGTGCTGCTCCTACGGAACGCATTGCCCCTCGTCTCAACCTGGCTCCTCGCACTGGTGGTGGTCCCAGCTGGAGAGAGCGCCAGGCTGCCAAGGAGGCTGCTGGTGgcgctcctgctgctgctcctgagCGTGGTGCCCCCGAGCCTGCCCGCGAGGAGCCCGCTCCCGTGCGCAGAGGCTACGTGCCTCCTCACCTGCGCTCGGGTGCCAGTGCTACCCCTGCTGCTCCTGAGcgtgctgctcctgctccttccACGGAGCGCTACGTTCCCCGTGCCATGCGTGAGGCTGGCTCTTCCCAGCCCCCCTCCCGCACGCAGACCcccggctccagctccgacaAGACCGAGGAGTCCAAGCCTGCCGCTGGCAAGTGGGTTCCCAgatggaagcagcagcagggtggCCAGTAA